GGCGGCCCCAGATCGGCGTACGTCACGATCGTGGTCGCGTACTGCCGGCCCCTCTCCTGATACCACCAGACGCCCCAGTAGGTACCCAGGGCAATCAGGTGAATGATTACGGCTGCGAGGATGCCCCGCTTGGCGTTCCTCTGGTAGAAGAACTTGATCGGGGATTCTTTCTTCAGAGGAAAATGTTCGACGCTGAGCAGCGATCCGATCATGAGCCAAACACCTCCTCGTACTTATCCTGCTCCAGGACCGTTATGCTGAAACGGTCGATGGCGCCCAACTGCAGTTCGTCCATGACATTGACCATCTGCTCGTAGGGACTCGTGCGCTGTATCATCACCAGGGTCACCAGCTTGGATTCGCCGTCATGCTCCTCGGCGTTCTCCGTTTCCTTTTCCTTGATGAAGTCCTGGACGTCTTCCAGCACCAACTCCTCCGGCGTCATGTCCCGGCCGATCTGCCAGAACATGCGGTCGTCGTCCAGCATGTAGATCAGCAGCACGTTCGATTCCGCGATCTCGACCTTGTCGTCCTTGTCGGGCGGAATGTTGAGCTCCATGGTCTGCGGCGCCCTGAATACCGTGGTGACCATGAAGAAGATGAGCAGGAGGAATGCGATGTCCACCATGGGCGTCATGTCGATGAAGATCTGGTCGCGCGGCTTTTTCTTCTTGGCGCCTTCCTTCTTCCTGTCGCTGGCTTTCTGAGTGCCCTGGACAGCTGCCATGTGTCATCACCTCCTTACCAGGTCGTGGTTGACCGGTCGCAGGCTGGTCGGCTCATCGTCAGACGACGACCCGCCGTCGTCCTCGAAATTGGTCACCAGATTGAACCGGGTGTTGTTTGTTTTCTGGAGGATCTCCATCATGTCGCTGATAACGCCGAACTCGGCATCCTTGTGCGCCTTGATGGCGATTCGCAGCCTGGGGTTGCGGATTCGCGCTTCCACCAGCGCCCTCTCCATGTCCGACATCTCGATCGACACCTCGGGCTGGGGCTCCAGCCGCCAGAACAGGCTGTTCTCGGGTCTTGGACCGACCGTCAGGATCACGACGTCCGATTCAGGCAACTTGATCACCGAATGCGATTCGGGCAGAAGAATGGGAATCGATTCCGGGGCCTTGAACTGGGTCGTGGCCATGAAGAAGATGAGCAGCAGGAAGGCGATGTCCACCATCGGCGTCATGTCGATCATCACCGGCTTGTGTTTTCCGTGCGCCATATCTTAAGACTCCTTAATGCCGCCCGATTAGGCCCGGCCGGTAAGAATGGCCAGGACTTCCTGTGCCACTTCGTCGACGGCGTAGGTGAACATGTCCACCTTGTTGACGAAGTAGTTGTACGCTACGATACCCATGATGGCCGCGGCCAGCCCGCCCGCCGTGTTGATCAGCGCTTCGGAGATGCCGAGCGCGAGTTGAATGGCGTCCGGCGCACCTTCGTTGGCCATGGCGGCAAAGGCGCGGATCATGCCGATCGTCGTTCCGAGCAGCCCCACCAGCGTGGCGATGGTGGCGATGGTCTGCAGCGCGATCAGGTTGCGTTCGAGCAGCGGAGTCTCCAGGGCGTTGGCTTCGTCGAAGGCCCGCTTGATCTCCTGCACCTGCCGGTCGCTCGTCAGGTTCTCATCGGCGATGGTCTCGAAACGCTCGAGGCCTGCGCGCAGCACGTTCGCCATGGTACCCTGCTGAGCATTGCACAGGTTGACCGCCCGGGTGACATCATTGTTGCGGATCGCCCCCATGGCGTCCTTGAGAAAGGCCACCTGCGACCGCTTCCCGCGGGCTTTCTTCAGCGTCAGCGAACGCTCTATGATGAAGGTGATGTCCAGCATGGTGAGCACCATGAGGCCGATAACCACCGGTCCGCCGTCCTTTACGAACTGGGGTAGGAAGTACTCGAAAATGATGTAGGAAACAATAAAGCAAAGGACGATGATGATCATGATAAAGGCGCCTGGCCGCATATCAATTTCTCCTTAAACTTTGTTCTGTTGCGATAGTGAACGAAATACCAGAAGCAATCATCTCACAGTGAACTAATCCCTGCCAGATAAACCGAGAAACTGCCGTGCTGAAACGAGTCCTTTTAACTGCGGCGGGACAAACGCCTTGCTTGACCACCACCTTTCCATCCGTGTCCTGTGTGTCGCCTGCGAACAGGCGCATGTTTTGATATCCGTATGCCGAAATATCCGTATGCCGAAACCCCGACTGCCGACAGCACAGTGGGGCCGTAGTATGCCCGATTCTCAATCACCCTGCAATTGCTCGTAGATCTCCCGCACGGTGTTCAACTGCTCCCGCGCCCTTCCATTGTTCGGGTCCAGCTTCAGGCACTCCCTGTAGTGGCGGATCGCCGGGCCGAGCTGTTGGGAATTCGTATAGGCCTGGGCGAGCAGGAGATGGTAGGAAGCCTCGTCCGGTTTCAACTCGATGGCCTTCCGAAGCCGGCCGATGGCACCGCCCCAGTCCTCGTTCATTACCCGATCGAATCCAAGCCGGTAATAGGCTTCGTGATCGGAAGGATCGATTTCGAGCACGCGCTGAAGCGTCGTGCGCGCGTTTGAAAAGTCCTCCAGAATCAAGTATGCCGTACCCAGGTATTTCAACGGTTGGAGAATGGACTTGGGATCTTCTTCAGCCTCTTCGGCCTTGAGGTTCAGGGCCTGCGACAATGCGTCCCGGGCGACCGCTCCTTCGCTGGCCACCAGTCCGGCGATACCCATGTTCAGAAAGGCCGTGTAGGATGTACTGTCATGGGAAACCTTGGCGCGGTACATGTCTATCGAAGCGGCGTAGATCTCGGACCGCTGGTCCCGCTCGACGTTGCGGCCCTCGCCGTAGATTTCCCGGCCGAGATTGTAGTACACATTGCTGAGCGTTCGTTCCACCCGTTCGTCTTCCGCCGCCTGTATCGCCGGCTCCAGCACCGCTTTGACGGCCGTCACGGCCTGCGCGTACTGTCCCTGCTTGATGAACGAACGTCCGTAGTAGGCGTAGGGATTCTGATCAGTTGGATTGACCCTGATAGCCTCTTCGAGGTACGGAATGGCCTCCTCGTACT
The Gemmatimonadota bacterium genome window above contains:
- a CDS encoding MotA/TolQ/ExbB proton channel family protein, which translates into the protein MIIIVLCFIVSYIIFEYFLPQFVKDGGPVVIGLMVLTMLDITFIIERSLTLKKARGKRSQVAFLKDAMGAIRNNDVTRAVNLCNAQQGTMANVLRAGLERFETIADENLTSDRQVQEIKRAFDEANALETPLLERNLIALQTIATIATLVGLLGTTIGMIRAFAAMANEGAPDAIQLALGISEALINTAGGLAAAIMGIVAYNYFVNKVDMFTYAVDEVAQEVLAILTGRA
- a CDS encoding biopolymer transporter ExbD, with the protein product MAAVQGTQKASDRKKEGAKKKKPRDQIFIDMTPMVDIAFLLLIFFMVTTVFRAPQTMELNIPPDKDDKVEIAESNVLLIYMLDDDRMFWQIGRDMTPEELVLEDVQDFIKEKETENAEEHDGESKLVTLVMIQRTSPYEQMVNVMDELQLGAIDRFSITVLEQDKYEEVFGS
- a CDS encoding biopolymer transporter ExbD, encoding MAHGKHKPVMIDMTPMVDIAFLLLIFFMATTQFKAPESIPILLPESHSVIKLPESDVVILTVGPRPENSLFWRLEPQPEVSIEMSDMERALVEARIRNPRLRIAIKAHKDAEFGVISDMMEILQKTNNTRFNLVTNFEDDGGSSSDDEPTSLRPVNHDLVRR